A window from Leptospira meyeri encodes these proteins:
- a CDS encoding response regulator: MSKGYIICVDDEVSVLETLAEQLLARFGESHIIETAGSAEEALSLIDEIISSNDIVELIVSDQVMPGMKGDRFLEQVHHRLPDAIKILLTGQAGLDSAIYAINNGGLSRYVEKPWNIEELSKDIKDLLDKFRQNLENQHLIQALNRRIIELESQQQ; the protein is encoded by the coding sequence ATGAGTAAAGGTTATATTATATGTGTCGATGATGAAGTATCGGTATTGGAAACGCTTGCGGAACAACTCCTGGCACGATTTGGCGAATCCCATATCATTGAGACTGCCGGTAGTGCGGAAGAAGCGCTCTCCCTCATCGACGAAATCATCAGTAGCAACGACATCGTAGAGTTGATTGTTTCTGACCAAGTGATGCCTGGAATGAAAGGGGATCGATTTTTGGAGCAGGTGCACCACCGCCTTCCTGATGCGATTAAAATCCTACTGACAGGCCAGGCGGGACTTGATTCTGCCATATATGCCATTAACAACGGAGGACTCAGTCGGTATGTCGAAAAACCTTGGAACATTGAAGAACTATCCAAAGACATCAAAGACCTACTCGATAAGTTCAGACAAAACTTGGAAAACCAACACCTCATCCAAGCCCTCAACCGTCGCATCATCGAATTGGAATCCCAGCAGCAGTAA
- a CDS encoding HEAT repeat domain-containing protein codes for MIFISLSSIWGKEKELSPEQLAKKKDVLSKMVRYGTSQERKQALGELTRFPKESASELYILVGEQLKTEKDMGMKIVLLKTIGDLDLKENKDTIIGLFEDANEDVAKQAVTSAKKMKLAEATSPLLEKVKKEDFTKNSNSLSLYISALGELPEGKTAAPFLETKFREKFNNADMRGQIALYFGSVLYADAESALMEVAFDEIQPTTLRCYSMNTLGKLKSETAKPKLYELLDSLKKTAGKLDAKKAQSLKIYAIGALVTMGDKEVFQELNEFARDDDSMVRLRAIEFMGNLKDPKALELLEYKRDRDPSPKVQKAAKKAIDQINGKETLPDEEKSPEEKSEEEPK; via the coding sequence TTGATTTTTATTTCTCTTTCTTCGATTTGGGGGAAAGAGAAAGAACTCAGTCCAGAACAATTAGCCAAAAAAAAAGATGTGCTTTCCAAGATGGTTCGTTATGGAACTAGTCAGGAAAGGAAACAAGCATTAGGTGAACTCACTCGTTTTCCAAAAGAAAGTGCAAGTGAACTTTATATATTAGTTGGCGAACAATTAAAAACAGAAAAAGACATGGGGATGAAAATTGTCCTCTTAAAAACCATTGGTGACTTAGATTTAAAAGAAAATAAAGACACCATCATTGGTTTGTTTGAAGATGCAAATGAAGATGTAGCTAAACAAGCAGTGACTTCTGCTAAAAAAATGAAATTAGCAGAAGCAACGAGTCCTTTACTCGAAAAAGTAAAAAAAGAAGATTTTACTAAAAATTCTAACTCACTGAGCCTTTATATTAGCGCACTTGGGGAATTACCAGAGGGAAAAACGGCAGCTCCTTTCTTAGAAACCAAGTTCCGCGAAAAATTTAATAATGCCGATATGCGCGGTCAAATTGCTTTGTATTTCGGATCGGTTCTTTATGCAGATGCAGAGTCGGCTCTCATGGAAGTTGCCTTTGATGAAATCCAGCCGACCACTTTACGATGTTATTCGATGAATACATTAGGGAAATTAAAATCTGAAACAGCAAAACCAAAGTTATATGAATTACTTGATTCTCTCAAAAAAACAGCAGGCAAGTTGGATGCCAAAAAAGCTCAATCCTTAAAAATTTATGCCATTGGTGCTCTTGTCACGATGGGAGACAAAGAAGTATTCCAAGAATTGAATGAATTTGCGCGAGATGATGATAGTATGGTGCGACTGCGGGCCATCGAATTTATGGGAAATTTGAAAGATCCCAAAGCTTTAGAATTATTGGAATACAAAAGAGACCGAGACCCAAGCCCTAAGGTACAGAAAGCTGCTAAAAAAGCCATTGATCAAATTAATGGAAAAGAAACGTTGCCTGATGAAGAAAAATCACCGGAAGAAAAATCGGAAGAAGAGCCGAAATGA
- a CDS encoding enoyl-CoA hydratase-related protein gives MHLSFLDIQIKSNFALVTIKRPEALNALNDVVITQIGEMVEELESNPAVRGFILTGEGKAFVAGADIAKMKEFNVREGQAFSELGQTVFRKLELSNLISIAAINGFCLGGGMELAMACDIRYAVASAKLGLPEVTLGLLPGFGGSQRLPRLIGVGRATELILSGDMISAEEGYRLGIINKVTEPAELLNESEKTLSTILSRGPNAIKAAKTAIRQGLETNMDRGLDWEKQLFGGRFADEETKEGLSAFLEKRKPNFKG, from the coding sequence ATTCATTTGTCTTTTTTAGATATCCAAATTAAATCCAATTTTGCTCTTGTCACCATCAAAAGGCCAGAGGCCCTAAATGCACTGAACGATGTCGTCATCACACAAATTGGTGAGATGGTAGAAGAGTTGGAATCCAATCCAGCCGTGAGAGGGTTCATTTTGACTGGGGAAGGAAAAGCTTTTGTTGCTGGAGCAGACATTGCTAAAATGAAAGAGTTTAATGTAAGAGAAGGACAAGCTTTTTCTGAACTTGGACAAACAGTTTTTAGAAAGCTTGAATTATCAAACCTCATCTCGATTGCTGCTATCAATGGATTTTGTTTAGGTGGAGGAATGGAATTGGCAATGGCATGTGACATTCGTTATGCGGTTGCATCTGCAAAATTAGGTTTACCTGAAGTGACACTAGGATTACTTCCAGGTTTTGGTGGGTCGCAAAGGCTTCCAAGGCTGATTGGAGTCGGAAGAGCAACAGAACTTATTTTATCCGGGGATATGATTTCTGCAGAAGAAGGATATAGACTCGGGATCATCAATAAGGTGACTGAACCTGCCGAGTTATTAAATGAATCGGAAAAAACACTTTCGACCATATTATCTCGTGGACCTAACGCCATTAAGGCGGCAAAAACAGCCATTCGCCAAGGTTTGGAAACCAATATGGATCGTGGACTGGATTGGGAAAAACAACTTTTCGGTGGAAGGTTTGCCGACGAAGAAACCAAAGAAGGCCTTTCGGCTTTTCTAGAAAAAAGAAAACCAAACTTCAAAGGATAG
- a CDS encoding methyl-accepting chemotaxis protein, translating to MKWIHDLKIRVKLLLAFMVTILLMIVVAGASFYSARQILASLHTVFEDRVVPISQIKEVSDAYLIGIVDSANKVRAKKITVEEALESIRESETKADAVWKVYLGTYLVPEEKAIIDQMEKEFPPLKAGVKQLRILLETRNEVELEKFVTVDMYPIFEPLTHHLDDLIRVQLKVAKEEYHKSEAQFKSSLAIVTAVVAIAFVLVFVIAIFFSDSIAAPMKKIVEVAQTVSIGDLDVDLETKHKTHANAKHLEGNEIQQLSQAFMELVSFIKERAEHLERIANSDLSADVTLKSERDQLGLSLRRMLINLSDVVEKLYFSSQEVDLGAQQLADASTSLSEAASEQASAVEEISATLTEISNSFLANAENAERMTEFSESTAKQALEGNSKMKDLVSAMGEISNSFDQISKINKVINDIAFQTNILALNAAVEAARAGQHGKGFAVVAEEVRNLAQKSANAADETTLLIESSMKKVKLGNDATEKTAEVLGQISDSAENVSNLTKDLALSIHEQKSAVLQITQGIDQVTTVTSTTAASAEEVAASSETLKRQVEIMRSVIMSFKLKDDGSKSTALTRVERPRIVL from the coding sequence ATGAAATGGATTCACGATCTTAAAATTCGAGTCAAATTACTTTTGGCTTTTATGGTAACCATTCTTTTGATGATTGTTGTCGCAGGAGCTAGCTTCTATTCTGCACGTCAAATTTTAGCGTCACTTCATACTGTGTTTGAAGACAGAGTGGTTCCAATTAGTCAAATCAAAGAAGTTTCTGATGCCTATTTGATTGGAATTGTAGATTCAGCCAATAAGGTCCGCGCCAAAAAAATTACTGTTGAAGAAGCACTTGAATCAATCAGAGAATCAGAAACGAAAGCAGATGCAGTTTGGAAAGTTTATTTAGGAACCTATCTTGTTCCTGAAGAAAAAGCGATCATCGATCAGATGGAAAAAGAATTTCCACCACTCAAAGCAGGAGTCAAACAACTTCGTATCCTCCTAGAAACAAGAAACGAAGTTGAATTAGAAAAGTTTGTCACTGTGGATATGTACCCCATCTTTGAACCACTTACTCACCACTTAGATGATTTGATTCGTGTTCAACTAAAAGTGGCCAAAGAAGAATATCATAAATCGGAAGCACAGTTCAAAAGTTCTCTGGCCATTGTCACTGCAGTTGTAGCCATTGCTTTCGTTTTGGTTTTTGTCATTGCGATCTTTTTCTCTGATTCCATTGCTGCTCCTATGAAAAAAATTGTGGAGGTAGCACAAACAGTATCCATCGGGGATCTGGATGTTGATTTAGAAACAAAACATAAAACTCATGCCAATGCAAAACACTTAGAAGGAAACGAAATTCAACAACTTTCACAAGCTTTTATGGAACTTGTTTCTTTTATCAAAGAAAGAGCAGAACACTTAGAACGAATTGCTAATTCAGATCTCAGTGCCGATGTCACACTCAAATCAGAACGAGACCAACTGGGTCTGAGTTTGCGTCGTATGCTGATCAACCTATCTGATGTAGTAGAAAAACTTTATTTTTCCTCACAAGAAGTGGATTTGGGAGCCCAACAATTAGCGGATGCCAGCACTTCCCTTTCGGAAGCAGCCAGCGAACAAGCTAGTGCTGTAGAAGAAATTTCGGCAACCCTCACAGAAATAAGCAACAGTTTCCTTGCAAATGCTGAAAATGCAGAAAGAATGACAGAATTCTCGGAATCAACCGCAAAACAAGCATTAGAAGGAAATTCAAAAATGAAGGATCTAGTCTCTGCAATGGGAGAGATTAGTAATTCCTTTGACCAAATTTCAAAAATTAACAAGGTCATCAATGATATAGCATTCCAAACCAATATCTTAGCACTCAATGCAGCAGTTGAAGCAGCAAGAGCTGGTCAACATGGAAAAGGATTTGCTGTCGTCGCAGAAGAAGTTAGAAACCTTGCTCAAAAAAGTGCAAATGCTGCTGATGAAACCACCCTACTCATTGAGTCTTCGATGAAAAAAGTAAAACTAGGAAACGATGCCACGGAAAAAACCGCCGAAGTTCTTGGCCAAATTTCTGATAGTGCAGAGAACGTAAGTAATCTCACAAAAGATTTAGCCTTATCCATTCATGAACAAAAATCTGCTGTTTTACAAATCACCCAAGGCATAGACCAGGTAACAACCGTTACTTCAACTACTGCGGCTTCTGCCGAAGAAGTGGCCGCATCAAGCGAAACCTTAAAACGACAAGTTGAAATTATGCGGTCTGTAATCATGAGTTTTAAGCTAAAAGATGATGGATCTAAATCAACAGCCCTTACTCGGGTCGAAAGACCAAGAATTGTTTTGTAG
- a CDS encoding chemotaxis protein CheW, which produces MNQQLKSWDMSADEDTMKDLYLCFSLENRDYAFEVRHLTEILALPAITTIPGTAPFLKGVINIRGKIIPVMDVRLRFDMPFKPYHERTCVLLVELDGLPLGLIVDTVNDVLRIPSENIDLAPKIGESKSSRFIYATGRVGDSVKILINLQRLLTEEETVLIKDIPGN; this is translated from the coding sequence ATGAATCAGCAATTAAAATCGTGGGATATGAGTGCAGACGAAGATACCATGAAAGATTTGTATCTTTGTTTTAGCTTGGAAAATAGGGATTATGCATTTGAAGTTCGTCACCTAACAGAGATATTGGCACTCCCTGCCATCACTACAATCCCAGGTACGGCACCCTTTCTGAAAGGTGTGATCAATATACGAGGAAAAATCATACCAGTGATGGATGTTCGATTGCGGTTTGATATGCCTTTTAAACCTTATCATGAAAGAACTTGTGTCCTTCTTGTTGAGTTGGATGGTTTACCACTTGGTTTGATCGTAGATACGGTTAACGATGTTTTAAGGATTCCTTCAGAAAATATTGACTTAGCTCCAAAAATTGGAGAATCAAAATCTTCTCGATTCATTTACGCCACTGGACGAGTAGGTGATTCAGTAAAGATTCTTATCAATCTACAAAGATTACTGACTGAAGAAGAAACAGTTTTGATTAAGGACATTCCGGGAAATTAA
- a CDS encoding DUF192 domain-containing protein, whose product MKTRIGILLVLLTLSVCKQAESFPSQTNTPEVLFGSVADRVLKLEIANNPSTRATGLMYRTKLGEDEGMLFVFPRPDYLSFWMKNTLIPLSIGYFSEDMRLLESFDMKPNQTEEVYNARKPAMYALEVNQGWFAKHKIGKDAVLTLERKVSARD is encoded by the coding sequence ATGAAAACAAGGATTGGAATTCTACTAGTTTTATTGACTCTTTCTGTTTGTAAACAGGCAGAATCCTTTCCGTCGCAAACCAATACTCCCGAGGTTCTTTTCGGGAGTGTGGCTGACCGCGTTTTAAAATTAGAAATTGCCAACAATCCTTCGACAAGAGCGACAGGGCTTATGTATCGTACGAAATTAGGGGAGGATGAAGGGATGCTTTTTGTTTTTCCTCGTCCAGATTATCTAAGTTTTTGGATGAAGAACACACTAATCCCTTTATCGATTGGTTACTTTTCAGAAGATATGCGACTTTTAGAATCATTCGATATGAAACCCAATCAAACAGAAGAAGTTTATAATGCAAGAAAACCGGCGATGTATGCTTTGGAAGTCAACCAAGGTTGGTTCGCCAAACATAAAATCGGGAAAGATGCGGTCCTTACTTTGGAACGAAAGGTCTCTGCTCGCGATTAA
- a CDS encoding glycogen/starch/alpha-glucan phosphorylase, with protein MVVNNPRLITLLSEEQKADLASMEKQFAHHLEYTIGKNRFNLKNEDIYKALGHTIRDFLIDRLNVTHERYRNENPKRVFYFSLEFLMGRTLMNALINLGLYETIQVMLRGIGFELTDVLEFETDAGLGNGGLGRLAACFLDSMATLNVPGFGYGIRYDYGIFNQIIANGSQLEMPDHWDADGVPYEVVRSDISFSVGFFGHTETRVSGKGKIQHDWVPDETVLASAHDYPIPGFNTSTVNYLRLWAAKSSEEFNLDYFNHGDYMKAVQDKSISENISKVLYPNDTTEQGKVLRLKQQYFMVCASLQDILTQYRESTQNLKELPNYVAIQLNDTHPSIGIAELMRVFLDNEEMDWEPAWEIVTKVFSYTNHTVLPEALETWRVELFEKLLPRHLEIIYEINHRFLTEVRNKGILSDEEIQRVSIIEEGNEKRIRMANLAVIGSYRVNGVAELHSELIKKTIFQAFTKVFPEKFNNKTNGITPRRWLLQSNPSLANLISKRIGNEFTTDLSHLKKLETFVNDVDFQNDWRLVKQTAKDELAKLIKSETGITIDPKSLIDVQIKRFHEYKRQLLNILRVIALYRRIKENPSREMTPRTVIFGGKAAPGYYMAKLIIKLINNVAWIINRDPDVADRLKVVFLPNYRVSLAEKIIPGSNLSEQISTAGTEASGTSNMKFMLNGALTIGTLDGANVEILEEVGPENIYIFGLHTEEVFRLKEAGYQPADYIRKNDELHRVLLMIRENFFSMGEPGIFGPIYDSLYYTDNYLLMADFNAYDETQNLVARDYLDETTWTKKSILNVARSGKFSSDRTIREYAKEIWRVPLLDTVPPKTIYKLPQN; from the coding sequence ATGGTTGTCAACAATCCTCGTTTAATTACCCTTTTATCAGAAGAACAAAAAGCCGACTTGGCTTCGATGGAAAAACAATTTGCTCACCATCTTGAATATACCATTGGAAAAAACAGGTTCAATCTTAAAAACGAAGATATATACAAAGCACTTGGCCATACCATTAGGGATTTTTTAATCGATCGGTTGAATGTCACTCACGAACGATATAGGAATGAAAACCCAAAACGAGTGTTTTATTTTTCTTTAGAATTTTTAATGGGCCGCACTTTAATGAATGCGCTCATCAATCTTGGGTTATACGAAACAATTCAAGTAATGTTAAGAGGAATTGGCTTTGAACTCACAGATGTTTTAGAATTTGAAACTGATGCGGGACTTGGTAACGGTGGGTTAGGCCGGCTTGCCGCTTGTTTTTTAGATTCGATGGCCACATTGAATGTCCCTGGGTTTGGGTATGGAATTCGTTATGATTATGGAATTTTTAACCAAATCATTGCTAACGGCAGCCAATTGGAAATGCCCGACCACTGGGATGCAGATGGAGTACCATATGAGGTGGTAAGGTCGGATATCTCTTTTTCTGTCGGTTTTTTTGGACATACGGAGACTAGGGTTTCGGGAAAAGGAAAAATCCAACATGATTGGGTTCCTGATGAAACGGTTCTTGCTTCGGCGCATGATTATCCCATTCCTGGATTTAACACGAGTACGGTGAACTATTTAAGGCTTTGGGCTGCCAAATCTTCCGAAGAATTTAATTTGGATTATTTTAACCACGGCGATTATATGAAAGCCGTACAAGATAAATCTATTTCAGAAAATATTTCCAAAGTATTGTATCCCAATGACACCACCGAACAAGGAAAGGTGCTAAGACTCAAACAACAATATTTTATGGTTTGTGCCTCTCTCCAAGACATCTTAACTCAATATCGTGAATCTACACAAAACTTGAAAGAACTTCCAAACTACGTTGCCATCCAATTGAATGATACTCATCCAAGTATTGGGATTGCTGAGCTTATGCGAGTTTTTTTGGATAATGAAGAGATGGATTGGGAACCCGCTTGGGAGATCGTCACAAAAGTTTTTTCTTATACCAATCATACAGTTTTGCCAGAAGCTTTGGAAACTTGGCGAGTGGAACTTTTTGAAAAACTTTTACCAAGACATTTGGAAATCATATATGAAATCAATCATCGTTTTTTGACCGAGGTTCGGAACAAAGGGATTTTGTCAGATGAGGAAATCCAAAGAGTCAGTATCATTGAAGAAGGAAATGAAAAAAGAATTCGTATGGCAAACTTGGCGGTCATTGGATCTTATCGAGTCAATGGGGTAGCCGAACTACATTCTGAACTCATTAAAAAAACCATTTTCCAAGCATTTACCAAGGTATTCCCTGAAAAATTTAATAACAAAACCAATGGAATTACTCCTCGTCGTTGGTTACTCCAATCAAACCCGAGTTTGGCGAATCTAATCTCCAAACGAATCGGAAACGAATTTACAACAGATCTTTCTCACTTAAAGAAACTGGAAACTTTTGTGAATGATGTCGACTTCCAAAATGATTGGCGACTTGTAAAACAAACTGCCAAAGATGAATTGGCCAAACTCATCAAAAGCGAAACAGGGATCACCATCGATCCAAAATCACTCATCGATGTACAAATTAAAAGGTTTCACGAATACAAACGCCAACTTCTCAATATCTTGCGAGTGATTGCTTTGTACAGACGAATCAAAGAAAATCCTTCTCGCGAAATGACACCGCGAACCGTTATTTTTGGCGGGAAGGCTGCTCCCGGTTATTATATGGCCAAACTCATCATCAAACTCATCAACAATGTGGCATGGATCATCAACCGTGATCCTGATGTAGCGGATAGGCTGAAAGTGGTTTTTTTGCCTAATTACCGAGTGAGTTTAGCGGAAAAAATCATTCCAGGTAGTAATCTTTCTGAACAAATTTCGACAGCTGGAACCGAAGCCTCTGGAACAAGTAACATGAAATTTATGTTAAACGGTGCATTGACCATTGGAACTTTGGATGGTGCCAATGTGGAAATCCTTGAAGAAGTGGGGCCTGAAAATATTTATATCTTTGGACTCCATACAGAAGAAGTGTTTCGTTTGAAAGAAGCTGGATACCAACCAGCCGATTACATTCGCAAAAACGACGAACTGCACCGGGTTCTCCTCATGATTCGTGAGAATTTTTTCTCTATGGGGGAGCCGGGAATTTTTGGCCCCATTTACGATAGTTTGTATTATACGGACAATTATTTACTGATGGCCGATTTTAATGCCTATGACGAAACCCAAAACCTTGTGGCGAGGGATTATTTGGATGAGACCACTTGGACTAAAAAATCAATTTTGAATGTGGCAAGGTCAGGCAAATTCTCTTCTGATAGAACCATTCGGGAGTATGCCAAAGAGATCTGGAGGGTTCCTCTACTTGACACAGTTCCTCCAAAAACTATCTACAAATTGCCACAAAACTGA
- a CDS encoding LIC_11959 family protein, translated as MNCRVFISLSIFLFLFWGISIYSEDDGRYTGPISRSEKRILDGKSEFQKSGTFPLEWKLFFKGKQGDFVVFYDLNGDEIHYRYRRNKFDLDAEFFVKDLFPGNPYRVKGEWIGYYFYSVDERGRRSSLPTPKKLPAEPKEFADRQSVPIFKLIEYIEVRTDDLLY; from the coding sequence ATGAATTGCAGAGTTTTCATTTCTTTATCTATTTTCCTTTTTCTATTTTGGGGAATTTCTATTTATTCGGAAGATGATGGGCGTTATACGGGTCCTATTTCTCGTTCTGAAAAAAGAATTTTGGATGGGAAATCAGAGTTCCAAAAATCGGGAACTTTTCCTTTGGAGTGGAAACTGTTTTTTAAAGGAAAACAAGGGGATTTTGTTGTTTTTTATGACTTAAACGGAGATGAAATTCATTACCGATACAGACGGAATAAATTCGATTTGGATGCGGAATTTTTTGTGAAGGACTTATTCCCAGGAAATCCTTACCGAGTGAAAGGTGAATGGATCGGCTATTATTTTTATTCTGTGGATGAGAGAGGGAGACGTTCCTCTCTCCCTACACCTAAAAAACTACCAGCAGAACCAAAAGAATTTGCCGACAGACAATCGGTCCCTATCTTTAAGTTGATTGAATACATAGAAGTTAGAACAGATGATCTTTTGTATTAA
- a CDS encoding PP2C family protein-serine/threonine phosphatase gives MTRSFYLYFKEIFRKPTKSEWEILKLVEARYDKEYTFYIFITHIIVYSLLIAPPFSEIQMRILPYLLGVSIARLILLLQFYTKNIPIQRVIYFSGFVGDGLVYVVFMMGIHSFPSLGSFYLLNSYLMSFIFPILLYSTRLDPKACILSAFYFSILHIIYIFNLPSSVSDQFSFFSKYFLILVYWGSATLGTVFVLNKRKDTTDMYSLSEERRFMLHELELAKKVQDALFPGNIKIPSLAFTYYRKSPNVIGGDFFDFVQLREGNVGVFLTDVAGHGISSAMVASIMKVLVSTIPYRFKTAPAKLMDYLDDRLAHDLNKYHASAIYLFFDFIEKKLTLGNAGHPYLILAHKGEDFQELETQGAILGFNIKIPPISEKTIPIAPGDRFFIYTDGLIESTDPEGNSLGTEGLLALLNRHRQSSNIKELELCLLTELKANYGLDSFSDDTMFLILEVEE, from the coding sequence TTGACACGTTCGTTTTATTTATACTTTAAAGAAATCTTTCGTAAACCTACTAAATCAGAATGGGAGATTTTAAAGTTAGTAGAAGCCCGCTATGATAAAGAATATACGTTTTATATTTTTATCACTCATATCATTGTTTATTCCTTATTAATTGCACCTCCGTTTTCTGAAATTCAAATGCGAATTTTGCCTTATCTTCTGGGTGTATCGATAGCTCGGTTAATTTTACTTTTACAGTTTTATACAAAGAACATTCCCATCCAAAGAGTCATTTACTTCAGTGGATTTGTTGGTGATGGATTGGTATATGTTGTTTTTATGATGGGAATCCATTCTTTCCCATCCCTTGGTAGTTTTTATTTATTAAATTCCTATCTCATGTCTTTTATTTTCCCCATTCTTTTGTATAGCACAAGGCTTGATCCCAAGGCATGTATTTTGAGTGCTTTTTATTTTTCTATATTACATATTATTTATATATTCAATTTACCTTCTTCTGTTTCGGATCAATTTTCTTTTTTTAGTAAATACTTTTTGATTTTAGTGTATTGGGGAAGTGCCACACTCGGAACAGTTTTTGTCTTAAACAAACGAAAGGACACCACTGACATGTACAGTCTTTCTGAAGAAAGAAGGTTCATGTTACACGAGTTAGAACTTGCAAAAAAAGTACAAGATGCACTCTTTCCTGGAAATATCAAAATTCCCAGTCTAGCATTTACTTATTATCGAAAAAGTCCCAATGTGATCGGGGGAGACTTCTTTGATTTTGTACAACTTCGGGAAGGAAACGTTGGAGTTTTTTTAACAGATGTGGCTGGGCATGGAATTTCTTCCGCAATGGTTGCCTCCATTATGAAGGTCCTTGTTTCTACCATTCCCTATCGTTTTAAAACGGCACCAGCCAAACTGATGGATTATTTAGATGATCGTTTGGCCCATGACTTGAACAAATACCATGCCTCCGCCATTTATTTATTTTTCGATTTTATCGAGAAAAAACTAACCCTGGGAAATGCTGGTCATCCCTATTTGATTTTGGCTCACAAAGGAGAAGACTTTCAGGAATTGGAAACCCAAGGAGCCATTCTCGGTTTTAATATTAAAATCCCACCGATTTCCGAAAAAACGATACCCATTGCTCCAGGAGATCGTTTTTTTATTTATACAGATGGGCTCATAGAATCCACAGATCCAGAAGGAAATTCTTTAGGAACAGAAGGCCTACTTGCACTTCTCAATCGACATAGACAAAGTTCTAATATCAAAGAACTTGAACTTTGTTTGCTCACCGAATTAAAAGCCAACTACGGACTCGATAGTTTTTCTGATGACACCATGTTTCTCATATTGGAAGTAGAAGAATAA
- a CDS encoding LIC12298 family protein — MIVRSIQQPAYNRHKDQGLAGQGPKKGFSQNQTGKTFEEYLLEAFQGEVVQNGEWVSPGLSALGQKNLKRM, encoded by the coding sequence ATGATCGTTCGATCCATCCAACAACCCGCTTACAACCGCCACAAGGACCAAGGCCTCGCAGGCCAAGGTCCGAAAAAGGGATTTTCCCAGAACCAAACTGGGAAGACCTTTGAAGAGTATTTGCTAGAAGCCTTCCAAGGGGAAGTGGTTCAGAATGGAGAGTGGGTGTCCCCAGGTCTCTCTGCTCTTGGCCAAAAGAACCTGAAAAGGATGTAG